A section of the Agrobacterium tumefaciens genome encodes:
- a CDS encoding NlpC/P60 family protein produces the protein MSDTAEKVLALAESWIGTPYRHQASLKGVGCDCLGLIRGLWRELYGEEPESPPPYAPDWAERGGEDRLMAAATRHFGAVSSLDEARPGDVLLFRWRADAAAKHLGILADPDHFIHAYEQAAVVRSALVPGWRRRIAGVFRFPDS, from the coding sequence ATGAGCGACACAGCCGAGAAAGTGCTGGCGCTGGCCGAAAGCTGGATCGGTACGCCTTACAGGCATCAGGCGTCCCTGAAGGGTGTCGGCTGCGATTGCCTCGGCCTCATCCGCGGCCTCTGGCGCGAGCTCTATGGCGAAGAGCCCGAGTCGCCGCCCCCCTATGCGCCTGACTGGGCCGAACGCGGCGGCGAGGATCGGCTGATGGCGGCGGCGACGCGCCATTTTGGCGCGGTTTCCAGCCTGGACGAGGCAAGGCCCGGGGATGTGCTGCTGTTTCGCTGGCGGGCGGATGCCGCGGCCAAACATCTGGGCATTCTCGCCGACCCGGATCATTTCATCCACGCCTACGAACAGGCGGCGGTGGTGCGCTCGGCGCTGGTGCCGGGCTGGCGACGGCGCATCGCCGGCGTTTTCCGTTTCCCCGATTCCTGA
- a CDS encoding baseplate multidomain protein megatron — protein sequence MATIVFQAAGAALGGVFGPLGAVIGRAAGALAGNAVDRALLSNGRTVTGPRLSTARLPGADEGAAVNRLYGTARIGGTLIWATRFEEQTEVQRRGGKAGRGPKTETFRYFANVAIGLCEGEAAMVRRVWADGRELDLNAVEMRFYPGSETQLPDPLIEAKQGAGNTPAFRGLAYVVFERLPLDTYGNRIPLMQFEVVRPVGKLEKTVRAITVIPGATEHGYATAQVSERTGVGQSRIMNRNGLTAATDWQAAIDELQALCPNLESVALVVSWFGTDMRAGDCRVLPGVEVAARDGETSPWSVAGVSRGEAHVISRHAGGPAYGGTPNDESVLQAIADLKARGLRVCLYPFVMMDVPAGNGLPDPYGRPEQDPYAWRGRITCFPAPGRPGSPDGSAAARATITAFCNRSDGYRRMILHYAALVARAGGVDAFLIGSELRGLTSLRDENNAFPFVEELVRLAADARAVMGPKVKLTYAADWSEYFGHQPADGSGDVFFHLDALWASPDIDAIGIDNYMPLSDWRDEDAASGNPDGMTGPDDAAAFRRAITAGEGYDWYYASDADRAARRRTPISDGLRGKAWVYRYKDIGTWWRSRHFDRVKGIEKPTPTAWVPGSKPIWFTELGCPAVDKSATRPNVFPDPKSAENAFPHFSRKNRADSQQRRFLEAHLDHWQMAGGTMVDPRRIYLWTWDARPFPAFPQNGAAWSDGANWRTGHWLNGRLGTATLADTIAAILTDHGFSAFDVSAVTGDLTGYVQGDVTSARNLLEPLMAAFQVDAAEDGAFLRFRSRNTAVMPVREIAVLADGEDEPLWSENRGHDSDFAAEVVLTSFNPTLNYEQASVRSRRIDNAGSRVMRLDLAAALPAETAQAAAEALLRDNRQARRSLRFAVPPTEIGLEPGDCIRLPGGAFPQAPAGRFLVSRIEDGAVRQVEARAFSPAFSVFSGGPEEERGGNASSGAQGFAPEVLFLDLPYHDGSLPEDSARIAAFAKPWRPIIVSASPGTEGYRQRVLLSQPATIGALSQPLASGPSGRFDRQNSIIVDLSSGELASVPELSVLNGENRLAIRAANGMWEIVAFARAEEIAPSRWRLSSLLRGLGGTEDALVTGAPKGAPVVVLDGAVQPLGLAAGERGRRLNWIAEAAGMARAPSGPFAFEGGLRALTPLSPVHLVAERRREGVLVRWKRRGRVEADGWDASEIPLDEPSESYRIEVLDGATVRRVAEVLEPLWLYATAAELTDFPALRDHISVRVRQLGRAVPWGMAAQAVLPT from the coding sequence ATGGCGACGATCGTTTTTCAGGCAGCTGGTGCTGCCCTCGGCGGCGTTTTTGGTCCGCTCGGTGCGGTGATTGGCCGTGCGGCCGGGGCGCTCGCCGGCAATGCGGTCGATCGCGCCCTTCTCTCGAACGGCAGGACGGTGACAGGCCCGCGCCTTTCGACGGCGCGCCTTCCCGGTGCGGATGAGGGTGCTGCAGTCAACCGGCTCTACGGCACGGCGCGGATCGGCGGCACGCTGATCTGGGCCACGCGTTTCGAGGAGCAGACGGAGGTTCAAAGGCGCGGCGGCAAGGCGGGCCGCGGCCCGAAAACGGAAACATTCCGCTACTTCGCCAATGTCGCCATCGGTCTTTGCGAAGGCGAAGCGGCAATGGTGCGGCGCGTATGGGCCGATGGTCGGGAACTCGATCTCAACGCTGTCGAGATGCGTTTCTATCCCGGCAGCGAGACGCAATTGCCCGATCCGCTCATCGAGGCGAAGCAGGGCGCGGGCAACACGCCCGCCTTTCGCGGACTGGCTTATGTGGTGTTTGAGCGCCTGCCGCTCGACACCTACGGCAATCGCATTCCGCTGATGCAGTTCGAAGTGGTGCGGCCGGTCGGCAAGCTCGAAAAAACCGTCCGCGCCATCACGGTCATTCCCGGTGCAACGGAGCACGGCTACGCCACGGCGCAGGTCAGCGAGCGCACGGGCGTCGGCCAAAGCCGCATCATGAACCGCAATGGTTTGACCGCAGCGACCGACTGGCAGGCGGCGATCGATGAATTGCAGGCGCTCTGCCCCAATCTCGAAAGCGTGGCGCTGGTAGTCAGCTGGTTTGGCACGGATATGCGCGCGGGCGATTGCCGCGTTCTGCCCGGCGTGGAGGTGGCCGCACGCGACGGGGAAACGAGCCCATGGTCCGTCGCCGGCGTTTCGCGCGGGGAGGCGCACGTCATCAGCCGCCACGCCGGTGGTCCTGCCTATGGCGGCACCCCGAATGACGAAAGCGTGCTGCAGGCGATCGCCGATCTCAAGGCCCGTGGGCTGCGGGTGTGCCTTTACCCCTTCGTGATGATGGATGTGCCCGCGGGCAACGGATTGCCCGATCCCTACGGCAGGCCTGAACAGGATCCCTACGCCTGGCGCGGGCGCATCACCTGCTTTCCCGCACCGGGACGGCCCGGCTCGCCGGATGGCAGCGCAGCGGCCCGGGCGACGATTACCGCCTTCTGCAATCGCAGCGACGGATACCGCCGCATGATCCTGCATTATGCGGCGCTTGTCGCCCGCGCGGGCGGGGTGGACGCCTTCCTCATCGGCTCGGAGTTGCGCGGACTGACATCGCTTCGGGATGAAAACAACGCCTTTCCCTTCGTCGAGGAACTGGTGCGGCTCGCCGCTGATGCAAGGGCCGTGATGGGCCCAAAGGTGAAGCTCACCTACGCGGCGGACTGGAGCGAATATTTCGGCCACCAGCCGGCGGATGGCTCGGGCGACGTCTTTTTTCATCTCGATGCACTCTGGGCGAGCCCGGATATCGACGCCATCGGCATCGACAATTACATGCCGCTCTCCGACTGGCGTGATGAGGATGCTGCAAGCGGCAATCCCGATGGCATGACCGGCCCGGACGACGCCGCCGCATTCCGGCGCGCCATCACGGCCGGCGAGGGTTATGACTGGTATTATGCCAGCGACGCCGATCGTGCTGCCCGCCGGCGGACGCCGATTTCCGACGGGCTTAGGGGCAAGGCATGGGTATATCGATACAAGGACATCGGCACTTGGTGGCGGAGCCGCCATTTCGACCGGGTGAAGGGTATCGAAAAGCCGACGCCCACGGCATGGGTCCCGGGCTCGAAGCCCATTTGGTTTACCGAGCTCGGTTGCCCGGCAGTGGACAAGAGCGCGACGCGCCCGAATGTCTTTCCTGATCCCAAATCGGCGGAAAACGCTTTTCCCCATTTCTCCCGTAAAAACCGTGCCGACAGCCAGCAGCGGCGGTTTCTGGAAGCCCATCTCGATCACTGGCAAATGGCCGGCGGGACCATGGTCGACCCCCGCCGCATCTATCTGTGGACCTGGGATGCACGACCGTTTCCGGCCTTTCCGCAAAACGGCGCGGCCTGGAGCGATGGGGCAAACTGGCGCACCGGCCACTGGCTGAACGGAAGGTTGGGGACGGCGACGCTGGCCGATACCATCGCCGCGATCCTCACCGATCACGGCTTTTCCGCCTTCGACGTTTCCGCCGTCACCGGAGATCTCACTGGCTACGTGCAGGGCGACGTGACCTCCGCCCGCAACCTGCTTGAGCCTTTGATGGCAGCGTTTCAGGTGGATGCGGCGGAAGATGGCGCCTTCCTCCGCTTTCGCTCGCGCAACACTGCAGTCATGCCCGTGCGGGAGATCGCCGTTCTCGCGGATGGAGAGGACGAGCCGCTCTGGTCGGAAAACCGCGGTCACGACAGCGATTTTGCCGCCGAGGTGGTGCTGACCTCATTCAATCCCACGCTCAATTATGAACAGGCTAGTGTTCGGTCCCGCCGCATCGACAATGCCGGCAGCCGGGTGATGCGGCTCGATCTCGCTGCCGCCTTGCCTGCGGAAACCGCGCAGGCGGCAGCAGAAGCCCTGCTGCGAGACAACAGACAGGCGCGCCGCAGCCTGCGTTTTGCCGTGCCGCCCACGGAGATCGGCCTTGAGCCGGGCGATTGCATCCGCCTGCCGGGCGGTGCATTTCCACAAGCGCCTGCCGGGCGCTTTCTCGTCAGCCGCATCGAGGACGGCGCGGTGAGGCAGGTGGAGGCGCGGGCGTTTTCTCCCGCCTTTTCGGTCTTCAGCGGCGGCCCGGAGGAGGAGCGGGGCGGCAATGCGTCGAGCGGCGCGCAAGGTTTCGCGCCGGAAGTGTTGTTCCTCGATCTACCCTATCATGACGGCAGTCTGCCGGAAGATTCAGCGAGGATCGCGGCCTTCGCAAAGCCGTGGCGCCCCATCATCGTCTCGGCTTCGCCGGGGACTGAAGGCTATCGGCAGCGCGTCCTGCTTTCGCAACCGGCGACGATCGGCGCCCTGTCACAGCCCTTGGCGAGCGGTCCCTCCGGCCGCTTCGACCGGCAGAACAGCATCATCGTGGATTTGTCCTCTGGTGAACTTGCCTCCGTGCCGGAGCTTTCGGTTCTGAACGGCGAGAACCGCCTTGCCATTCGTGCCGCCAATGGCATGTGGGAAATCGTCGCCTTCGCGCGCGCCGAGGAAATCGCGCCATCGCGCTGGCGGCTCTCCTCGCTGCTGCGTGGGCTCGGTGGCACGGAAGACGCTCTGGTCACCGGGGCTCCAAAAGGCGCGCCGGTGGTGGTTCTGGATGGGGCTGTGCAGCCGCTCGGCCTTGCTGCCGGCGAGCGCGGGAGACGTCTGAACTGGATCGCGGAGGCCGCAGGCATGGCGCGCGCGCCGAGTGGGCCCTTCGCCTTCGAGGGCGGCCTGCGGGCTCTGACGCCGCTTTCGCCGGTTCATCTTGTTGCTGAGAGGCGCCGGGAAGGCGTGCTTGTGCGGTGGAAACGGCGCGGGCGGGTGGAGGCCGATGGGTGGGATGCGAGCGAAATTCCACTGGACGAACCTTCTGAATCCTACCGCATCGAGGTGCTTGACGGAGCAACTGTCCGGCGGGTGGCGGAAGTTTTAGAACCGCTCTGGCTTTACGCCACCGCCGCCGAACTCACAGATTTCCCGGCATTGCGGGATCACATTTCCGTGCGTGTCCGCCAGCTTGGCCGCGCGGTGCCCTGGGGCATGGCGGCGCAGGCCGTCCTGCCGACCTGA
- a CDS encoding response regulator transcription factor yields MRILVVEDDANLNRQLTDALKEAGYVVDQAFDGEEGHYLGDTEPYDAIVLDIGLPQLDGITVVEKWRAAGKAMPVLILTARDRWSDKVAGIDAGADDYVTKPFHVEEVLARVRALIRRAAGHASSELVCGPVRLDTKSSKATVNGTTLKLTSHEFRLLSYLMHHMGEVVSRTELVEHMYDQDFDRDSNTIEVFVGRLRKKLGVDLIETIRGLGYRMQAPADAK; encoded by the coding sequence ATGCGCATTCTCGTTGTTGAGGACGATGCCAATCTCAATCGTCAGCTGACCGATGCCTTGAAAGAGGCCGGTTACGTGGTCGATCAGGCATTTGACGGCGAGGAAGGCCATTATCTCGGCGATACCGAACCCTATGACGCCATCGTTCTCGATATAGGCCTGCCGCAGCTGGATGGCATTACCGTCGTTGAAAAATGGCGGGCGGCCGGCAAAGCCATGCCGGTGCTCATCTTGACTGCGCGCGATCGCTGGAGCGACAAGGTGGCGGGCATCGACGCCGGCGCCGATGACTATGTGACCAAACCGTTCCATGTCGAAGAAGTGCTGGCCCGCGTGCGTGCGCTCATCCGCCGCGCTGCCGGCCATGCCTCCTCGGAGCTGGTCTGCGGCCCGGTGCGGCTCGACACCAAATCCTCCAAGGCGACCGTCAACGGCACGACGCTGAAGCTCACCTCGCACGAGTTCCGTCTGCTGTCCTATCTCATGCATCACATGGGCGAGGTCGTCTCGCGCACCGAGCTGGTGGAGCATATGTACGATCAGGATTTCGACCGCGATTCCAACACGATCGAGGTGTTTGTCGGACGTCTGCGCAAGAAGCTCGGGGTTGATCTGATCGAGACGATCCGTGGTCTCGGTTACCGGATGCAAGCGCCGGCAGATGCGAAGTAA
- the ccmE gene encoding cytochrome c maturation protein CcmE — MTRKQKRLAIIGGGMSFIVAAVLLVMFAFGQSIAYFYMPADLEKTPVNPGTRIRLGGLVAEGSIKRGEGRTVSFTVTDGEATVPVSYTGILPDLFREGQGVVTEGMFDATTHGFVADSVLAKHDENYMPKEVADRLKDKGLWQQEEGGKQPADAVSGAASSADKTGATR; from the coding sequence ATGACCCGCAAACAGAAACGGCTGGCGATCATCGGCGGCGGCATGAGTTTCATCGTGGCGGCCGTTCTGCTGGTCATGTTCGCTTTCGGGCAGTCCATCGCCTATTTCTACATGCCTGCCGATCTGGAAAAGACGCCAGTCAATCCCGGCACGCGTATTCGTCTTGGCGGTCTGGTGGCCGAAGGCTCCATCAAGCGCGGCGAGGGACGCACGGTCAGTTTCACCGTCACCGATGGCGAGGCGACCGTGCCGGTGAGCTATACCGGCATCCTGCCGGATCTCTTCCGTGAGGGGCAGGGCGTGGTGACGGAGGGCATGTTCGATGCCACCACGCACGGTTTTGTAGCCGACAGCGTTCTGGCCAAGCACGACGAGAATTACATGCCCAAGGAAGTGGCGGACAGGCTGAAGGACAAGGGCCTATGGCAGCAAGAGGAGGGCGGAAAGCAGCCCGCCGACGCGGTCTCAGGCGCAGCCTCTTCCGCCGACAAGACCGGAGCGACCCGATGA
- the ccmI gene encoding c-type cytochrome biogenesis protein CcmI: MFWIVVAILTAAVALVLMYPLMRKTEVSQTRRDGEVAVYRDQLAELDRERKAGLIGETEAEYARAEIGRRLLAAAEAEERPAKEDRPRRYNLAAGFITALLPALGLCLYIWNGSPETPDMPLEARLANPGNDMNLLVARAERHLAQNPEDGAGWDVLAPIYFKMQRLSDAELAYRNALRIAGPSAERLTGLGETLVAGNDGVVTDAARDAFAEADRLSPGNPRTRFYLALALEQSGKSADAQSAFTALAAAAPAGAPWLPLVQEHIARTGGKAGTGPTAADVAAANDMAPADRQAMIEGMVASLDAKLKENPDDVEGWMRLMRAYSVLKNQAKAGEALRDGLQAFPPEGEEGRQLLALAKQLGVSAGPIRPTGQQDAAPQGVTQ; this comes from the coding sequence ATGTTCTGGATTGTCGTTGCGATATTGACGGCGGCTGTTGCCCTCGTCCTGATGTATCCGCTGATGCGGAAAACCGAAGTGTCGCAGACGCGCCGCGACGGTGAGGTTGCCGTTTATCGCGACCAGCTCGCCGAACTCGACCGCGAACGCAAGGCTGGCCTGATCGGCGAAACCGAGGCCGAATACGCCCGCGCCGAAATCGGCCGTCGCCTGTTGGCCGCCGCCGAAGCCGAGGAGAGGCCGGCAAAAGAGGACCGGCCGCGTCGATACAATCTCGCCGCAGGCTTCATCACCGCCCTTCTGCCGGCACTCGGTCTCTGTCTTTACATCTGGAACGGCAGTCCGGAGACGCCGGACATGCCGCTCGAGGCACGTCTCGCAAACCCCGGCAACGACATGAACCTTCTGGTTGCCCGCGCGGAACGGCATCTGGCGCAGAACCCCGAGGATGGCGCCGGATGGGACGTTCTGGCGCCGATCTATTTCAAGATGCAGCGCCTTAGCGACGCCGAGCTCGCCTATCGCAATGCGTTGCGCATTGCCGGACCAAGTGCCGAGCGATTGACGGGCCTTGGCGAAACGCTGGTGGCGGGCAATGACGGTGTCGTCACTGACGCTGCAAGGGACGCCTTTGCAGAGGCCGACCGGCTGAGCCCCGGTAATCCGCGCACCCGTTTTTATCTGGCGCTGGCGCTCGAACAATCCGGCAAGTCTGCGGACGCCCAGTCGGCCTTTACGGCACTTGCCGCCGCTGCACCCGCCGGTGCTCCGTGGCTGCCATTGGTGCAGGAACATATCGCCCGTACTGGCGGAAAAGCCGGGACAGGGCCAACTGCCGCCGATGTGGCTGCTGCCAATGACATGGCGCCAGCCGACCGCCAGGCGATGATCGAGGGCATGGTTGCGAGCCTCGATGCCAAGCTGAAGGAGAACCCTGATGATGTTGAAGGGTGGATGCGGCTCATGCGCGCTTATTCCGTGCTGAAGAACCAAGCCAAGGCTGGTGAAGCCTTGCGGGACGGCCTGCAGGCTTTCCCACCGGAGGGCGAAGAGGGCAGGCAGCTTCTGGCGCTGGCAAAGCAACTCGGTGTTTCCGCCGGGCCAATCCGCCCCACCGGACAACAGGATGCCGCGCCGCAGGGAGTGACGCAATGA
- a CDS encoding heme lyase CcmF/NrfE family subunit: MINEIGHYVLVLALGVGMIVSILPVIGARRNDRALMDVASIGSVLMFLLVGLSFAALTRAYAVSDFSVRNVWENSHSLMPMLYKLTGVWGNHEGSMLLWLLILVFFSALVATFGRNLPETLKANVLAVQAWISVAFLLFILLTSNPFLRLARVPAEGQDLNPILQDFGLAIHPPLLYLGYVGFSVCFSFAVAALLEGRIDAAWARWVRPWTLAAWTFLTAGISMGSYWAYYELGWGGWWFWDPVENASFMPWLAGTALLHSALVMEKREALKIWTVLLAIMTFSLSLLGTFLVRSGVLTSVHAFATDPSRGIFILGILTVFIGGAFALFAWRAPTLKAGGLFAPISREGALVLNNLILTVSTATVLIGTLYPLILETLTGEKISVGAPFFNLTFGLLMIPILIVTPFGPMLAWKRGDLLGAFQRLYVAAAIAALAGLTLWYVENGGPVLAALGIAAGFWLILGAFADLWYRANFGKLAFGIALRRLKGLPRSAFGTALAHMGLGVTVLGIVIVTTFETETVLEMKQGMVAEAGGYSLTFDGIRHAVGPNFTEDRGHFTVRRAGVEVADVWSSKRLYTARRMPTTEAGILTFGLSQLYVSLGDPMADGGMVVRIWWKPFILCIWGGTLFMMAGGVISLSDRRLRVGAPTRKAKPVPAAMPGAAE; this comes from the coding sequence ATGATCAACGAGATCGGCCATTACGTCCTTGTTCTGGCGCTTGGCGTCGGGATGATCGTCTCGATCCTGCCCGTCATCGGGGCGCGCCGCAATGATCGTGCCTTGATGGATGTTGCGTCCATCGGCTCCGTCCTGATGTTCCTTTTGGTCGGTCTGTCTTTTGCAGCGCTGACGCGAGCTTATGCGGTCTCGGATTTTTCCGTGCGCAATGTCTGGGAAAATTCGCATTCTCTGATGCCGATGCTCTACAAGCTGACCGGCGTGTGGGGCAACCATGAAGGATCAATGCTGCTGTGGCTGCTCATCCTTGTGTTTTTCAGCGCACTCGTCGCCACCTTCGGCCGCAACCTGCCGGAAACGCTCAAAGCCAATGTGCTTGCCGTTCAGGCCTGGATTTCCGTCGCCTTCCTGTTGTTTATCCTGCTCACCTCCAACCCCTTCCTGCGGCTGGCCCGGGTGCCGGCCGAGGGGCAGGACCTGAACCCGATCCTGCAGGATTTCGGTCTCGCCATCCATCCGCCATTGCTCTATCTCGGTTATGTCGGCTTTTCCGTCTGTTTCTCCTTTGCCGTTGCCGCCCTTCTGGAAGGGCGCATCGATGCGGCCTGGGCTCGCTGGGTGCGGCCTTGGACGCTTGCTGCCTGGACCTTCCTGACGGCCGGTATCTCCATGGGCTCCTACTGGGCTTATTATGAGCTCGGCTGGGGTGGCTGGTGGTTCTGGGATCCGGTGGAAAACGCCTCCTTCATGCCGTGGCTTGCCGGCACGGCGCTCTTGCATTCAGCGCTCGTCATGGAAAAGCGAGAGGCGCTGAAGATCTGGACCGTGCTTCTGGCGATCATGACCTTTTCGCTGTCGCTGCTCGGCACCTTCCTCGTGCGCTCCGGCGTGCTGACCTCGGTCCATGCCTTCGCCACCGATCCGAGCCGCGGCATTTTCATTCTGGGCATCCTCACCGTTTTCATCGGCGGCGCCTTCGCGCTTTTCGCCTGGCGGGCGCCGACGCTGAAGGCCGGCGGCCTCTTCGCGCCGATCTCGCGTGAAGGTGCACTTGTCCTCAACAACCTTATCCTGACGGTTTCGACCGCGACCGTCCTGATCGGCACCCTTTATCCACTCATCCTCGAAACCCTGACGGGCGAAAAAATCTCGGTCGGTGCGCCTTTCTTCAACCTCACCTTCGGCTTGCTGATGATCCCGATCCTGATCGTGACGCCATTCGGCCCGATGCTGGCCTGGAAGCGCGGCGATCTTCTCGGCGCTTTCCAGCGGCTTTATGTGGCCGCTGCTATTGCGGCTCTGGCCGGGCTGACGCTGTGGTATGTCGAAAATGGCGGTCCGGTGCTGGCAGCCCTCGGTATCGCCGCCGGTTTCTGGCTGATCCTCGGCGCATTTGCCGATCTCTGGTATCGCGCCAATTTCGGCAAACTCGCCTTCGGCATCGCGTTGCGCCGCCTGAAAGGCCTGCCGCGGTCGGCTTTCGGTACGGCGCTCGCCCATATGGGCCTCGGCGTCACCGTGCTTGGCATCGTCATCGTCACCACGTTCGAGACCGAAACGGTGCTGGAGATGAAGCAGGGAATGGTGGCGGAGGCGGGCGGTTACAGCCTGACATTCGATGGCATCCGCCACGCCGTCGGACCGAACTTCACCGAAGATCGCGGCCATTTCACCGTCCGCAGGGCAGGCGTGGAGGTGGCCGACGTCTGGTCGTCCAAGCGGCTTTACACGGCCCGGCGCATGCCGACGACAGAAGCAGGCATCCTGACTTTCGGTCTCAGCCAGCTCTATGTCTCGCTGGGCGACCCCATGGCGGATGGCGGCATGGTGGTGCGTATCTGGTGGAAGCCCTTCATTCTCTGCATCTGGGGCGGCACGCTTTTCATGATGGCGGGCGGCGTCATCTCGCTCTCCGACCGGCGCTTGAGGGTTGGCGCGCCGACCCGCAAGGCAAAGCCAGTGCCGGCGGCGATGCCGGGAGCAGCGGAATGA
- a CDS encoding ATP-binding protein, which produces MRSNSLTARVLLLASLWSVLALVVIAVVISTLYRQGVERSFTDLLRAQLYNVINSVTISNENTLAGSPQLGDLRFSQPDTGWYWVVEPLGNFQTAPLVSSSLGVSTLPVPSILDAPFDNRYERFYTVTDEAGNQVRVGETEVVLDGEGRAARFRVSGNLNVVEDDVRDFSNSLYLALAVFGVGSLVVNGLAILYSLRPLDQARVALGKIRGGEAESLEGEFPREIQPLANEVNALIDSNRRLVERARMQVGNLAHSLKTPIAVLLNEARTLDPQHGDLVRAQADAMQAQVQSYLSRARIAAQRGSILARVEAEPALERLVRVMRRLNPDKQFILNIDQAGAVLGMEQQDLEEVVGNLLENAARFAQTRVVITLGAGTHPSSDAEIARRAWVELTVEDDGPGLEPEQISEAMKRGRRLDESRPGTGLGLSIVSEVVSEYHGRFSLSRSNIGGLKADLILPGLSKELA; this is translated from the coding sequence ATGCGAAGTAATTCTCTCACCGCCCGCGTGCTGCTGCTCGCCTCGCTTTGGTCGGTGCTGGCGCTGGTGGTGATCGCCGTCGTGATCTCGACTCTATATCGGCAGGGGGTGGAGCGCAGCTTTACCGATCTTCTGAGGGCGCAGCTCTACAACGTCATCAACTCCGTCACGATCTCCAACGAGAACACGCTCGCCGGCAGCCCGCAGCTTGGCGATCTTCGTTTTTCGCAGCCTGATACGGGCTGGTACTGGGTCGTGGAGCCGCTTGGCAATTTCCAGACCGCACCGCTGGTGTCTTCGTCGCTCGGCGTTTCCACCCTGCCGGTGCCGAGCATTCTCGATGCACCCTTCGACAACAGGTACGAGCGCTTCTATACGGTGACGGATGAGGCCGGTAATCAGGTGCGGGTAGGGGAAACCGAGGTCGTTCTGGACGGCGAGGGCCGTGCCGCGCGGTTCCGCGTCTCGGGCAATCTCAATGTCGTGGAAGACGATGTTCGCGACTTTTCCAACAGCCTTTATCTGGCGCTGGCCGTCTTTGGTGTCGGCAGCCTCGTCGTCAACGGCCTTGCCATTCTCTACAGTCTGCGGCCGCTCGATCAGGCCCGCGTCGCGCTTGGCAAGATCCGGGGCGGTGAGGCGGAAAGCCTCGAGGGCGAGTTCCCGCGTGAAATCCAGCCGCTTGCCAATGAGGTCAATGCGCTGATCGACAGCAATCGAAGGCTCGTGGAGCGCGCGCGCATGCAGGTCGGCAATCTCGCCCATTCGCTGAAGACGCCGATTGCCGTTCTCCTGAACGAAGCCCGCACGCTCGATCCGCAGCATGGCGATCTCGTGCGCGCTCAGGCGGATGCCATGCAGGCCCAGGTGCAATCCTACCTCTCGCGTGCCCGCATCGCCGCCCAGCGCGGCTCCATTCTTGCCCGCGTGGAGGCTGAACCGGCGCTGGAGAGACTGGTGCGGGTGATGCGCCGCCTCAACCCGGACAAGCAGTTCATTTTGAACATAGACCAGGCGGGTGCGGTGCTCGGCATGGAGCAGCAGGATCTGGAAGAGGTCGTCGGTAATCTTCTGGAGAATGCCGCGCGCTTTGCGCAGACGCGGGTGGTGATCACGCTTGGCGCCGGGACACACCCGTCTTCCGATGCCGAAATCGCCCGTCGCGCCTGGGTGGAACTGACGGTGGAAGACGATGGGCCAGGGCTGGAGCCGGAGCAGATCAGCGAGGCCATGAAGCGCGGCCGCCGCCTTGACGAGAGCCGGCCGGGAACTGGTCTCGGATTGTCGATCGTTTCCGAGGTGGTGTCAGAGTACCATGGCCGCTTCTCGCTGTCGCGGAGCAACATCGGCGGCCTGAAGGCCGACCTGATTTTGCCCGGGCTTTCGAAAGAGCTTGCGTGA